From Cotesia glomerata isolate CgM1 linkage group LG2, MPM_Cglom_v2.3, whole genome shotgun sequence, a single genomic window includes:
- the LOC123260002 gene encoding nuclear envelope phosphatase-regulatory subunit 1 produces MSLDQTVCEDLKAFERRLTEVIASLQPSTLRWRILLGFISICTAVGAWHWLTDPNTSAVSFTQSLYNHPIFALASILLVILFMLGVHGRVIAPSIITQRARSVLRDFNMSCDDTGKLILKPTRPLHPHET; encoded by the exons atgtCACTTGACCAGACCGTCTGTGAAG atcTCAAAGCTTTTGAAAGGAGACTTACCGAAGTAATTGCTAGTTTACAACCTTCAACGCTGAGATGgagaa taCTTTTAggttttatttcaatttgtaCAGCAGTAGGAGCATGGCATTGGTTAACAGATCCAAATACATCAGCAGTATCGTTTACACAAAGTCTTTATAATCATCCTATTTTTGCATTAGCTAGTATTTTATTag taatatTATTCATGCTTGGTGTCCACGGACGTGTGATAGCACCAAGTATAATAACACAACGAGCGCGTAGTGTTTTGCGTGATTTTAATATGAGCTGCGACGACACTGGAAAACTCATCCTGAAACCAACTCGACCACTGCATCCACACGAAACTTGA
- the LOC123260003 gene encoding alkaline ceramidase translates to MWEPFEPGSSPVDWCEGNYKISPSIAEFMNTFSNVVFLLLPPILMHLFKDYGRFVNPAIHIIWFLLMIVGISSAYFHATLSLIGQLLDELAILWVYMTGLCIFFPRRYLPNIFRNNRKLFSMFIVLPTLIATGLSVVHPAINAFALMCLAIPAFGFMILELKKTKSMRVYRLGVRCGAVWILAVVCWLNDRLFCDTWMNLNFPYLHALWHLLIFIASYTATVLFAYFSVKDERPQQSPVLKYWPRNDFELGIPYVTIKCYVRIDNNTNI, encoded by the exons ATGTGGGAACCTTTTGAACCAGGAAGTTCACCAGTTGATTGGTGTgaaggaaattataaaatttctccAAGTATTGCTGAGTTTATGAATACA TTCAGCAATGTTGTATTTCTATTACTTCCGCCAATACTGATGCATTTATTCAAAGACTACGGAAGATTCGTGAATCCAGCGATACATATTATCTGGTTTTTGTTGATGATAGTTGGAATAAGTAGTGCGTACTTCCACGCGACATTGTCATTGATag GGCAACTGTTAGACGAGTTAGCGATACTATGGGTTTACATGACTGGACTTTGTATATTTTTCCCACGAAGATATTTGCCAAATATATTTCGCAACAACAGGAAATTGTTTTCAATGTTCATCGTGCTGCCGACATTAATAGCAACAGGTTTATCAGTCGTGCATCCGGCAATAAATGCATTTGCTTTAATGTGTTTAGCGATTCCTGCATTTGGATTTATGATTCTTGAGctcaaaaa gaCAAAATCCATGCGAGTATACAGGCTTGGCGTAAGATGTGGAGCAGTATGGATCCTAGCTGTCGTCTGTTGGCTCAATGATCGTCTATTCTGTGACACATGGATGAATCTAAATTTCCCATATCTACATGCTCTCTGgcatttgttaattttcataGCAAGTTACACGGCAACTGTTTTGTTCGCTTACTTCTCAGTAAAAGACGAACGTCCTCAGCAATCACCCGTGCTAAAATACTGGCCAAGAAATGATTTTGAGCTTGGTATTCCTTATGTAACAATCAAATGCTACGTCAGAATCGATAATAATAccaatatataa
- the LOC123260004 gene encoding WD repeat and HMG-box DNA-binding protein 1 has protein sequence MPLKIRPMRYAHPEGHTDVCYFDGERGGLVTCGGDGDVRFWLDLMDDDPSAVCVAEQATACVSKKSKIYVGNDNNSVQILTHPNLDREGILTRFTATVSSLITSRKSNLIVSGACDMRIQVTNIETNSSVELTGHEAPILGLTLDPLEEFVSSSSADGSIKVWSIKEKKSVHTWSNVVPKCNSFFTAKAHCTPSFNAKDGSWLAYPHQKDIVFVERNSWRETNRFKCPTLKTEINICKSSECGTRIAACSIVGEIVVWSTENSSVIGYVEHSQSAKITSLVWNLKKPSELAFCDSLGQLGCVDVTLEDGETASIAGTDLDNDNDDIYAELGLDKDDDDDDDENVISLNKIKATVDDDQKSVSSVSSARPSKAVAEVNMQEPFQPGSTPVHLLSRFMVWNDVGIVKCYTSEDSEDSSIDVEFHDASVHHGMNVRNYLKHTIASLSCEALAMSCPSNDGTPSKLVVISLQGWGSGNKEWSADLPEDEESVCVAAGSTFVALATSKGNLRLFLVSGVQREIIALPGPVITMNAVGNQLVVACHKASGFKDQFMSLLWIQVRGSGLKSREINLPLTPGSELMWLGLSDAASPVVMDADGVIRIFNKQSNLWRVAADTDKYQKGKMDHYFIVGVSEREKLIRCILCKGSRYPPTTPRPNVIEVDLKVPLCDPDTEKTKKEANIWQIGVNSSEDTTALFTLIAFFCEANTEFRVVDLCQNTAELSVIELAVKYATRSGKMALAKKLQAIAEEKNRKQMAGRNGDVVEEEEDIFAGMDETGVKDTQEDIILTPISRPTQDIVIRPSPFSLKKKNPFLKKTNSPGVKGLDGLNSLPEKAPKTPVTPVVKTAKKSLGKKESFVKWYERNKADLENEFPNLSGTELSKIGLKRYKEENDSQSNGVEDSDSKKRKLSSPENDSQAKKSTVSLMSGELSRKIDRRKRNTCFS, from the exons atGCCTTTGAAAATAAGACCGATGCGTTATGCCCACCCTGAAGGGCACACTGACGTTTGTTATTTCGACGGTGAAAG AGGTGGCCTAGTAACATGCGGTGGAGATGGAGACGTAAGATTCTGGCTAGACCTGATGGACGACGACCCGTCAGCTGTGTGCGTAGCCGAGCAAGCGACAGCTTGTGTGTCAAAAAAGAGTAAAATATACGTCGGGAATGACAACAACTCCGTCCAGATCCTGACTCACCCGAATCTGGACCGCGAGGGCATTCTCACGCGATTCACTGCGACAGTATCATCACTCATCACATCTCGGAAGAGTAATTTAATCGTTTCAGGAGCCTGTGACATGCGCATCCAGGTAACAAACATCGAGACGAACAGCAGCGTCGAGCTGACCGGCCACGAGGCTCCGATCCTCGGTCTGACCCTCGACCCCCTCGAAGAGTTTGTGTCTTCCTCCAGCGCCGACGGGTCTATAAAAGTCTGGagcataaaagaaaaaaaatccgtTCACACCTGGAGCAACGTCGTCCCCAAGTGCAACTCTTTTTTCACCGCCAAGGCCCACTGCACTCCTTCATTTAACGCCAAGGACGGTAGCTGGCTCGCGTATCCTCACCAGAAAGACATCGTCTTCGTCGAGAGGAACTCCTGGAGAGAAACGAACCGTTTTAAATGTCCGACACTTAAAACCGAGATCAACATTTGCAAATCTTCCGAGTGTGGGACGAGAATAGCAGCTTGCTCGATCGTCGGCGAGATCGTCGTCTGGAGCACTGAAAATTCTTCAGTAATCGGCTATGTGGAGCATTCACAGTCCGCTAAAATAACTTCCCTGGTTTGGAATTTAAAGAAACCTTCGGAGCTTGCTTTTTGTGACAGTCTTGGCCAGCTGGGCTGCGTCGACGTAACTCTAGAGGACGGAGAAACTGCTTCTATCGCTGGAACAGACCTGGACAATGACAACGACGACATCTACGCTGAATTAGGTCTAGACAAAgatgacgatgatgatgatgatgaaaatGTAATATCGCTGAACAAAATCAAAGCTACCGTAGATGACGACCAGAAGAGTGTCTCCAGTGTGTCTTCAGCAAGACCTTCAAAAGCAGTCGCTGAAGTAAACATGCAGGAGCCGTTCCAGCCAGGATCAACGCCAGTCCACTTACTATCCCGCTTCATGGTCTGGAACGATGTAGGAATCGTCAAGTGCTACACGAGTGAGGATTCCGAGGACTCGAGCATCGATGTTGAGTTCCATGACGCTTCAGTCCACCACGGGATGAACGTACGCAACTATCTGAAGCACACGATAGCTTCTCTGTCCTGTGAAGCTCTAGCGATGAGCTGTCCGTCTAATGATGGGACTCCCAGTAAGTTGGTGGTGATTTCTCTGCAAGGATGGGGCTCTGGGAACAAAGAGTGGTCTGCAGACTTGCCGGAAGATGAAGAGTCTGTTTGTGTAGCTGCTGGTAGCACTTTTGTTGCCTTGGCGACTTCTAAAGGAAATTTGAGGCTCTTTTTAGTAAGTGGAGTCCAGAGAGAAATAATTGCATTGCCCGGACCTGTAATAACGATGAATGCGGTAGGCAACCAGTTGGTAGTTGCTTGTCACAAGGCTTCTGGGTTCAAGGACCAGTTTATGTCGTTGCTCTGGATCCAAGTTCGTGGCTCGGGTTTGAAGAGCAGGGAAATAAATTTGCCCTTGACTCCAGGCTCAGAGCTGATGTGGCTCGGGCTGTCCGACGCTGCGTCTCCGGTGGTGATGGATGCTGATGGAGTTATCAGGATATTTAATAAGCAGTCGAATTTATGGCGTGTTGCTGCTGATACTGATAAATATCAGAAAGGTAAAATGGATCATTACTTTATTGTGGGTGTTAGCGAGAGGGAGAAATTGATCAGGTGTATCTTGTGCAAGGGTAGTCGTTACCCGCCGACTACTCCAAGGCCCAATGTCATCGAGGTGGACTTGAAGGTCCCGCTCTGTGATCCAGATACGGAAAAAACTAAGAAGGAGGCGAATATTTGGCAGATTGGTGTTAATTCCAGTGAAGATACTACGGCTCTCTTTACGCTGATTGCATTTTTCTGTGAAGCTAATACTGAGTTCCGGGTAGTGGATTTGTGCCAGAATACTGCGGAGCTGAGTGTCATTGAACTGGCGGTAAAGTACGCGACCAGGTCTGGTAAAATGGCACTGGCTAAGAAGTTGCAGGCGATTGCTGAGGAGAAGAATAGAAAGCAGATGGCTGGTAGGAATGGAGATGTCGTTGAGGAAGAGGAAGATATTTTTGCGGGTATGGATGAGACTGGAGTGAAAGACACTCAGGAAGATATTATCCTTACGCCGATTTCTAGGCCGACTCAGGACATTGTTATTCGTCCTTCTCCGTTCAGTTTGAAGAAGAAGAATCCGTTTTTGAAGAAAACTAACTCTCCGGGAGTCAAAGGGCTGGATGGGTTGAATAGTCTGCCGGAAAAAGCTCCTAAGACACCTGTTACTCCGGTGGTTAAAACAGCGAAGAAAAGTTTGGGCAAGAAGGAAAGTTTTGTTAAGTGGTATGAGAGGAATAAGGCTGATTTGGAGAATGAGTTTCCTAATTTGAGTGGCACCGAGTTGTCCAAGATTGGGCTCAAGAGGTACAAAGAAGAAAATGACTCGCAGTCTAATGGGGTTGAAGATAGTGAtagtaaaaaaagaaaattgtcGAGTCCTGAAAATGATAGCCAGGCGAAAAAGTCGACTG TTAGTTTAATGAGCGGGGAGTTGAGTAGAAAAATCGATCGGAGAAAGAGAAATACGTGTTTTTCTTAA